CCCCAGAAAAGCGTATGGAGACCACAATGTGCTTCACTCCTCGTAGCCTCCTGGACAAGTAGCTTAGCTTCTTTTGGGATCTTTATTTTAAACTCGCTCCAAGGTCAGTTTCTTATCATCTTGGTTCTATATTTGTTGATGGTGTTAGCCAGGAGGCTATATGGCTACATGGTGCATCATAAAGTGTGCGCTTTGTGCTAATTTTTCTTCTAATTTTTTTTTGCTTCCATAATTTCCTTCATTTTTAATGGCGTCCAGTGAGTAGGAAAAGAAATACATGATCATATCGTCAGAGACGTAATTTTTCTATGGTCCGTAGCAATGCCCGGTTATTCTTCTATTTCGTAGCCACCCACGAATTTCAGTCGACATGCCTGAAAATTAAGTTTGGCAGTTGTGGGCACGGACTAGTACTTGCAACGCATGGCCGCCCACGAATTCAGTCGACGGACAGCACCATGTCCAGCACCACTTGCAACGCATGCTTTCCTTCCACACGTGTATAAGATACGATGCACCACCCAAACAGTTTTTGAGCCAAACTAGAGCGTTGTCGTGTCACTCGACCAAAGCCTCATGCATCCCAAAATTGTTTCCTGCTGAGTTCTCGTGTCCGTGTACCCATAGTTACATATACCACCATGGCGAAATGCTGGCTGCTCCTCCTCTTATTGACGTTTATCTTGCCCGCTGCGCGCGCGGCATGGTGCCATCCCGACGACCTCCGCGCATTGCGGGGCTTTGCTGGGAACCTCAGCGGCGGGGGTGTCCGTCTTCGAGTCGTGTGGCGCGGCACTTCGTGCTGCAGCTGGGTAGGTGTGGGCTGTGATGGCGCCCATGGTCGTGTCACGGCGCTACGACTCCCCGGGCATGGCCTTGCGGGGCCCATCCCAGGAGCCTCTCTGGCGGGCCTCACGCGGCTGGAGGAGCTTTTTCTCGGCTCCAACTCTTTCACGGGGTCACTTCCTGAGGCGCTCTTCGGCCTCGTTGGGCTGCAGAAGCTCTCACTCGAATCCAACGAGCTCACTGGCCAGCTGAGCTCGCGCCTCCACAAGCTCAAGGTCCTCACCTTGCTAGACTTGTCCATCAACCGCTTCTCCGGCCGCCTCCTAGATGACGTGTTCTGGGACCTCACGTCACTAGAGCATTTGGTCATGCACTCCAACAACTTCTTTGGATCATTGCCGCCATCCCTATCGTCATTGTCATCTCTCCGTGAGCTCAGCCTCCGGAACAACTCCTTGTCTGGTCCGCTTGCCCGTGTCAATTTCTCTGGCATGCCACTTCTTGCTTCGGTTGACTTTGCCGCAAACTACCTCAATGGGTCACTCCCGACTAGCCTCGCGGATTGCTACGTACTCAAGTCGCTCAGCCTTGCCAGCAACCAACTCGTTGGCACCATTCCATTGTGGATTGGTGAACTTGACCACCTTCACTACCTGGATCTCTCAAATAATTCATTGGTTGGCGAGGTACCCAAGGGATTGACATTGCTCAAGGGTCTCACCACCGCTGATCATTCACCGGGTATGGCTTTCACTAACATGTCATTTTATGTGAAGCGTAATAGAAGAACACTCCAACAACAAAAACCAAATGTCATAACTGGGACCAACAACTTTGTCAAATCTGGAGAGGGCAATGTTGTATCTGGGAATGACAACACTGTTGTATCTGGTGACAGCAATACCGTATCTGGGAGCGATAATACTGTCACATCTGGGGACAAGAATGTCCTAACCGGTAGCAACCATGTTGTATCTGAAAACGACCATGTCGTAAATGGGAATGGCAATACCGTATCCGGGGGGAACAATAAGGTAACCGGCAACAACAATGTTGTATCTGGGAGTGACCACGTCGTATATGGGAATGACAGAGTCGTAACTGGAGGTTAATGATCTGTTAGTGGGTTGATTATGTCTTCCCTGACCGAGCTCACATGTCCTTGTCCAAGTTCAGTGTGGCCCACAATCACTTATTGGGGCCAACCATAGTTTGTAACTTCAAGGATATAGCATCCTGTTTCCTACTCAAAATAAAATTTTCCCTGTAATATCCACAAAACTTTTACATATATGTTGACCTGAACAGCAACGACGGCCTGCAACTGATGTAGACCAAGCGTGTTTCCTTATGTACCGCTTTGCATCATGAATGTCTAGATGTGGTGATTTTCTATCTCCTTCTCTGTGTTGTGTGACGCTTTCTTATTTTTGCTGACTGGGCTATGAATCATATAGCAAATTACAACTACTTAATGCCAGCTAGCTGTACACTTATGTAGTGCAAGTATCAATGTTACACGCATCAATGTCAAACGTTTGGATGAaggtattgttggaaatatgccctggaggcgatATTAAATGTATTGTCGTATTTCCATATTCGTAATTAACTTTATATTTATGTACCTTAATTGCATTGACTCTTGAATATGAGATTTGGATGAAACGCATTGCATGTGTGGAAACATAAATAACAATATGATCCCTAGGCATGCCTCTACAAGCTCATGCATTGACGATGAtcttgttttcctgatcatggacattgtTACGATACTATGAGAACACCTTGTTATCAGAACAATGGAGTTGGGTAGTTTTATTCCTGCGAGAGGTCACATAGTTACTATGTTCTTGGTATTTTTATATAAAGAGTTAACATTTacttagttccttagaccatgagatattGTATGCTAACATACCGGATGGTTACTTTGGGGTTACTGAATGTCACTTCGTAACTAGATGTTAATAAAAGTAACTTACGGGTATACCAAAATTGTATGTCTCAATATCGATAGCTCAAGACTGAGATTTTCTCCTTAAACGATAGAGATACTCTATAGGCCCACTCGGTATTACGATATCATTATCGTCTGGCTAGACACATGTGTTAAGATCACGGGATACCAGAATATAGATACTAGTAAAGAGAACAAATCGGTAACAAGGATAAACGGTATAGTGATCAAAGCGTCAATGACGAGGATACTGATAATATATCACCTTGGTTTTGTAAGgtatcgcgaagcaaagggaatGGTATTCGGGAACAAAAGTTTCGCTCGAGAACTTCATAAATAGGCGAGGGTTCTCAAGGATGTCCAAATCCTGGTGCTAGTTCTTAACACAAAAGTGTTCGGTCATGTCCGGTTATTTCCAAACctgtagggtcacacgcttaatagGTAGTAATTAATATGAGAACTAAAGTCTGAGAGAATGAGCACCAAAAATGTTTTGGATGGATTCAGAAGTGTTTCGGTTGGTCCCAGAAGGGTTTCAAGAATTCTAGAAAGGTATAACATGTCCGAAAAAGTTTTGGATCTACATATGAAGAGTTTTCGGAAGGTTGCAGAGAACTTTATTTTTTGGGGAAGAAGTTCCTCTTGGGCCGACCCAAGAGGGCAGCCCCTAATGGGCCAAAAGGTCCCAAAGTGGGGACGCCCGAAAAGAAGGAAAGGGAGGAGGCTGAATCCTCTTTTGGGGGTCAAATCCTACTTGGGGTACAACCCCAATTCGGCCCCTTCTCCTCCCAATGAATAATACCACAACTCGTTGCGCCAATTGGCGCAGAGACAAACTACAACCCAAAAATAAAGCAAACTATGTGAAACATAAAATGGAAATCAAGTTAGCTATTTGAAGAGACCAACTACAACCATGGGTGCAAAGACGAAGTGCAACCAAGAGGAGAAGCAACTAATGCATCTGATTTTTATGGTCCACTATTTCAAGAATGTTTACCGTGAATGGACTGAAAATAGAGGAGCTCCCCATCCATTCCAAGGGGccaattctgaaataaataaaaGAGTATAGTTTCATCCATTCCCACATTGGTTGCCTCCTTGTGCCTGCAAGGTCTCCTCGCATCAGGTCATCGGCATGAGCGCGTATCTGTACCAAGTTTCCTGCCACCCCACGA
Above is a window of Triticum dicoccoides isolate Atlit2015 ecotype Zavitan chromosome 5B, WEW_v2.0, whole genome shotgun sequence DNA encoding:
- the LOC119306735 gene encoding phytosulfokine receptor 2-like, with amino-acid sequence MAKCWLLLLLLTFILPAARAAWCHPDDLRALRGFAGNLSGGGVRLRVVWRGTSCCSWVGVGCDGAHGRVTALRLPGHGLAGPIPGASLAGLTRLEELFLGSNSFTGSLPEALFGLVGLQKLSLESNELTGQLSSRLHKLKVLTLLDLSINRFSGRLLDDVFWDLTSLEHLVMHSNNFFGSLPPSLSSLSSLRELSLRNNSLSGPLARVNFSGMPLLASVDFAANYLNGSLPTSLADCYVLKSLSLASNQLVGTIPLWIGELDHLHYLDLSNNSLVGEVPKGLTLLKGLTTADHSPGMAFTNMSFYVKRNRRTLQQQKPNVITGTNNFVKSGEGNVVSGNDNTVVSGDSNTVSGSDNTVTSGDKNVLTGSNHVVSENDHVVNGNGNTVSGGNNKVTGNNNVVSGSDHVVYGNDRVVTGG